A region from the Leptolyngbya subtilissima AS-A7 genome encodes:
- a CDS encoding DUF7219 family protein: MTDNQPSPKENFLFPRSKYWGEFTPQQLAFNANLQEFAQRVSLVCNLETGGKMSADEAYDEIKRLWKDLKTSKANLLDAKASPPPELPPEA, from the coding sequence ATGACCGACAACCAACCGTCCCCCAAGGAAAACTTTCTCTTCCCCCGCAGTAAATATTGGGGTGAATTTACGCCTCAGCAGCTAGCCTTTAATGCTAATTTGCAAGAATTTGCTCAGCGGGTTTCCTTAGTCTGCAACCTTGAAACCGGCGGCAAAATGTCGGCTGACGAAGCCTACGATGAAATCAAGCGCTTGTGGAAAGACCTAAAGACCTCCAAGGCCAATTTGCTAGATGCCAAAGCCTCCCCTCCGCCAGAGCTACCCCCCGAAGCCTAG
- a CDS encoding cyclic nucleotide-binding domain-containing protein, giving the protein MSVPIAALVQGLLAASSLLVGAILGIAWRPARSITAAIMAFGSGTLLSAIAFDITLPAYQSSGFLPLVAGFALGGTLFSVIVGYIDNQGGFIRHPSSSRRFLYHHRQDEASEVLDRIGHIEVLHSLSPDEMQAIIPLLKPLQVEAGMVLCQEGAPGDSMFLIVEGDAEIYKGPQRLAALGSGEIFGEMALLTGEERSATVVAKTSMELYELDKADFDAMLTYAPQLSSGLSRILARRLRETTQSTAKLVPVDDDHWRRQVLDSVEVDIPISEQQFKELAQSSAPLAILVGTMIDNIPEALVIGFHVGTGHTGASFLMAVFISNIPEAMSSSIGMRQAGTSAQRILALWGGAVLLSGLVAMVGSQLVPVASEWMLAMAKATAGGAILAMVASTMMPEAYEMGGGSVTFSTIAGFLVSFWLASSAF; this is encoded by the coding sequence ATGAGCGTTCCCATTGCTGCGCTAGTTCAAGGGTTGTTGGCTGCCTCTAGCTTGCTAGTAGGGGCCATTTTAGGGATTGCCTGGCGACCGGCGCGATCGATCACAGCGGCCATTATGGCCTTTGGCAGCGGCACGCTGCTCTCTGCAATCGCCTTCGACATTACCCTGCCCGCCTACCAGAGCAGCGGATTTTTGCCGCTGGTGGCAGGTTTTGCCCTGGGCGGCACCCTGTTTTCCGTCATTGTGGGCTACATCGACAACCAGGGGGGCTTTATTCGCCACCCGTCGTCGTCGCGGCGGTTTCTCTACCACCACCGCCAGGATGAAGCCTCTGAGGTGCTCGATCGCATTGGCCACATCGAAGTGCTTCACAGTCTTTCCCCTGACGAAATGCAGGCAATTATTCCCCTGCTCAAGCCGCTCCAGGTCGAGGCGGGGATGGTGCTATGCCAGGAGGGTGCTCCTGGCGACTCCATGTTCCTCATCGTGGAGGGGGATGCTGAGATCTACAAAGGCCCCCAGCGGTTGGCCGCTCTGGGCTCTGGGGAAATCTTTGGCGAGATGGCGCTGCTGACTGGAGAAGAGCGATCGGCCACAGTTGTCGCTAAGACCTCTATGGAGCTCTACGAACTCGACAAGGCCGATTTCGACGCCATGCTCACCTACGCCCCTCAGCTCTCCAGCGGGCTGAGCCGCATTCTGGCCCGGCGGCTGCGCGAAACCACCCAGTCCACCGCCAAGCTTGTTCCGGTGGATGATGACCACTGGCGGCGGCAGGTGCTCGATAGCGTTGAGGTCGATATCCCCATCTCAGAGCAGCAGTTTAAGGAGCTGGCCCAAAGCTCGGCCCCCCTGGCCATTTTGGTGGGCACCATGATCGACAATATTCCCGAGGCTTTGGTGATCGGCTTTCACGTGGGCACAGGCCATACGGGAGCGTCATTTTTGATGGCGGTGTTTATCTCCAACATTCCTGAGGCGATGTCGAGCTCCATTGGCATGCGCCAGGCGGGCACCTCGGCCCAGCGAATTTTGGCGCTGTGGGGCGGTGCGGTGCTGCTCAGCGGATTAGTAGCTATGGTCGGCAGTCAGCTGGTGCCGGTGGCGTCTGAATGGATGCTGGCCATGGCCAAAGCCACCGCCGGAGGGGCCATTCTCGCCATGGTCGCCAGCACCATGATGCCCGAAGCCTACGAAATGGGTGGTGGCTCGGTGACATTCTCAACCATTGCCGGATTCTTGGTCAGCTTTTGGTTGGCCTCCTCGGCGTTTTAG
- a CDS encoding caspase family protein encodes MTLKRRAFLQQASLALGALGVGGTAWLTTYSRYQEALAKPARRRLALLIGINAYPDRALDPGVAQDIALRGCVTDVELQRQLLVHRFGFQSADVVTVINEEATRANILTAIDEHLVRQAQADDVVLLHFSGYGSQVRVVGAEPSNALQAAWVTVDSRLPSEANPVLGDLLEAEIVAQLKSLATANLTTVIDAGSQDAGYLRWGNSRVRSRPTVPTGMVSSPTEISSLPLDAPWPGLVLRAADLGRLVLESYWDGFSAGVFTYALTQSLWETEPDSTAKVLIQRAGSRLQRWVGADQQPGLSDRLPPYTGPTTYGLTPQLPPAAGVLLPRSDERPLTAWLGGVPPQVLRYLQPGSRLMAEADGAAVLLRLESRTGLKAVVRPLESEVSPPAIAHQPLFEQVRRLPQTIDLIVALDSQLKRVERVDATSALSSIPLVTSVTAGEKAADCLFGRLPTGPAPTLTAALPNAGEASPKLDSDARGASQGGERSAESSYGLFAPNRTLLPGTMLAKEEAVKTTVNRLTPYLQTLLALKLVRLTENHGASQVGAAALLEAVQPKPMPLLVQLTERSPAVTWPLAIRQAQRSATDDPIMLPRDGRIGYRLANTSTQILHLLWISFDSRGECNALVTLPDAIAADGAEVPPVALPLSPGQLISIPADGAGWAMPGVATWVEAYVILSTQPLDQCLAVLGDDPPSLATGFRPVPQPLRLAQALLQDLSTSSDEERKPAADYYALHHDRWATLSFRYAIA; translated from the coding sequence GTGACACTGAAACGACGGGCGTTTTTGCAGCAGGCAAGCTTGGCCCTAGGAGCGCTGGGAGTAGGCGGTACGGCTTGGCTAACAACCTATAGCCGCTACCAAGAGGCCCTGGCCAAGCCCGCCCGTCGTCGGCTGGCCCTGTTGATTGGCATCAATGCCTACCCCGATCGCGCCCTCGACCCTGGAGTAGCCCAAGATATTGCTCTTAGGGGCTGCGTCACCGATGTCGAACTACAGCGGCAGCTGCTGGTGCATCGCTTTGGCTTTCAGTCAGCGGATGTGGTCACGGTAATCAACGAGGAGGCCACCCGCGCCAACATTCTGACTGCCATTGACGAACATTTAGTGCGGCAGGCCCAGGCCGACGATGTTGTGCTGCTGCACTTTAGCGGCTACGGCAGTCAGGTGCGAGTGGTTGGGGCCGAACCCTCGAACGCGCTACAGGCCGCCTGGGTAACAGTGGATAGCCGCCTACCCAGCGAAGCCAATCCTGTTTTGGGCGATCTACTTGAGGCCGAAATCGTTGCTCAGCTCAAGTCCCTGGCCACTGCCAACCTGACTACTGTCATCGATGCCGGCAGTCAGGATGCGGGCTACCTGCGCTGGGGAAATTCCCGAGTTAGATCCCGGCCGACGGTGCCTACGGGTATGGTGTCGTCGCCCACGGAAATATCTTCCCTGCCGCTAGACGCTCCCTGGCCAGGGCTAGTGCTGCGAGCGGCTGACCTAGGGCGACTGGTGCTAGAAAGCTACTGGGACGGGTTTAGCGCTGGGGTCTTCACCTACGCCCTCACCCAGAGCCTTTGGGAAACAGAACCTGACTCCACGGCTAAGGTCTTGATACAGCGCGCTGGTTCGCGACTCCAGCGTTGGGTAGGGGCTGACCAGCAGCCCGGTCTAAGCGATCGCCTACCGCCTTACACTGGCCCAACGACCTACGGCCTAACGCCCCAGCTGCCGCCAGCGGCAGGAGTGCTTTTGCCGCGCAGCGATGAGCGGCCTTTGACCGCGTGGCTAGGAGGTGTGCCGCCCCAGGTGCTGCGTTACCTACAGCCCGGTTCTCGCCTGATGGCCGAAGCCGATGGGGCAGCTGTGCTCCTACGGCTGGAGTCGCGCACGGGCTTAAAAGCCGTGGTCCGGCCTCTGGAGAGCGAGGTTTCTCCACCGGCGATCGCCCATCAGCCCCTGTTCGAGCAGGTGCGGCGGCTGCCCCAAACCATTGATTTAATTGTGGCCCTCGACAGCCAGCTCAAGCGGGTGGAGCGGGTAGATGCTACTAGCGCCCTGTCGAGCATTCCCCTGGTGACCTCGGTGACCGCTGGTGAAAAGGCCGCTGATTGCCTATTTGGCCGACTGCCTACTGGCCCAGCCCCCACCCTCACCGCTGCCCTACCCAATGCTGGCGAGGCCTCGCCTAAGTTGGATAGCGATGCTCGGGGAGCCTCCCAGGGGGGAGAACGCTCTGCGGAGAGCAGCTATGGGCTGTTTGCCCCCAACCGCACCCTGCTGCCTGGCACCATGCTGGCCAAAGAAGAGGCGGTGAAAACAACGGTCAACCGGCTTACTCCTTACCTGCAAACCCTGCTGGCTCTTAAGCTAGTGCGATTGACCGAAAACCATGGGGCCTCCCAGGTGGGGGCGGCGGCGCTGCTAGAGGCGGTGCAGCCCAAGCCCATGCCGCTGCTGGTGCAGCTTACCGAGCGCAGCCCTGCCGTCACCTGGCCCCTAGCCATTCGACAGGCCCAAAGGTCGGCGACCGATGACCCGATTATGCTGCCCCGCGATGGCCGTATCGGCTACCGCTTAGCCAACACCTCGACCCAAATCCTCCACCTGCTGTGGATTAGCTTTGACAGCCGGGGAGAATGCAACGCCTTGGTCACATTGCCTGATGCGATCGCCGCTGATGGGGCCGAAGTTCCGCCCGTTGCCCTTCCCCTATCACCGGGGCAGCTCATTTCTATTCCCGCCGATGGGGCTGGCTGGGCCATGCCGGGGGTGGCCACCTGGGTAGAAGCTTACGTCATTCTCAGCACCCAGCCTCTGGATCAGTGCCTAGCCGTGCTGGGAGACGATCCCCCATCGCTGGCTACAGGTTTTCGCCCGGTGCCCCAGCCCCTGCGGCTGGCCCAAGCGCTGCTACAAGACCTCAGCACCAGCTCTGACGAGGAGAGAAAGCCTGCCGCTGACTACTACGCCCTGCACCACGATCGCTGGGCCACCCTCAGTTTTCGCTACGCCATTGCCTAA
- the sat gene encoding sulfate adenylyltransferase, whose translation MTLEKNGIAPHGGTLVDRLATPDQRTQFSDKADTLPRVRLDERAFSDLVMIAIGGFSPLNGFMKKADYDTVVTDMRLANGLPWAIPVTLSVDEATAAPLQEGSLVRLDDPTGRFVGVLELEEKYTYDKAHEAINVYRTDDEKHPGVKVVYDQGAVNLAGPVWLLQRDPHPLFPTYQIDPATSRALFRDRNWKTVVGFQTRNPIHRAHEYIQKCALETVDGLFLHPLVGATKSDDIPADVRMRCYEIMVEHYFPQDRVILAINPSAMRYAGPREAIFHALIRKNYGCTHFIVGRDHAGVGDYYGTYDAQYIFDEFEPTELGIVPMKFEHAFYCTRTGGMATSKTSPSTKDERIHLSGTKVREMLRRGELPPPEFSRPEVAAELAKAMRVPEAVS comes from the coding sequence ATGACTCTAGAAAAAAACGGTATTGCCCCCCACGGCGGCACTCTGGTCGATCGCCTAGCGACGCCCGACCAAAGAACTCAGTTCTCAGACAAAGCCGATACCCTGCCTCGGGTGAGATTGGACGAGCGGGCCTTCTCTGACCTGGTAATGATTGCCATTGGCGGTTTTAGCCCTCTCAACGGATTCATGAAGAAAGCCGACTACGACACCGTGGTCACCGACATGCGCCTCGCCAACGGCCTACCCTGGGCAATTCCGGTTACCCTGTCGGTGGATGAAGCCACCGCCGCCCCCCTGCAAGAGGGCAGTCTAGTGCGCCTGGATGACCCAACTGGTCGCTTTGTCGGCGTGCTGGAACTGGAAGAAAAATACACCTACGACAAGGCCCACGAGGCTATCAACGTCTACCGCACCGACGACGAGAAGCACCCTGGCGTCAAGGTGGTCTACGACCAAGGGGCGGTAAACTTGGCTGGCCCGGTGTGGTTGCTCCAGCGCGATCCCCATCCCCTCTTCCCCACCTACCAGATTGACCCAGCTACCTCGCGGGCGTTGTTTCGCGATCGCAACTGGAAAACCGTCGTCGGCTTTCAGACCCGCAACCCCATTCACCGGGCCCACGAGTACATTCAAAAGTGCGCTCTAGAAACCGTTGACGGGCTATTTTTGCACCCGCTGGTGGGGGCCACCAAATCCGACGATATTCCCGCCGATGTGCGCATGCGCTGCTACGAGATTATGGTGGAACACTACTTCCCCCAAGACCGCGTGATTCTTGCGATCAATCCCTCCGCAATGCGCTACGCTGGCCCTAGGGAAGCGATTTTCCACGCGCTGATCCGCAAGAACTATGGCTGCACCCACTTCATTGTGGGCCGCGACCACGCTGGAGTGGGCGATTACTACGGCACCTACGACGCTCAATACATCTTCGACGAGTTTGAGCCGACGGAGCTGGGCATCGTGCCCATGAAGTTTGAGCACGCCTTCTACTGCACCCGCACCGGGGGCATGGCCACCTCTAAAACTAGCCCCAGCACCAAGGACGAGCGGATTCACCTGTCGGGTACCAAGGTACGGGAGATGCTGCGCCGCGGCGAGCTGCCCCCCCCTGAGTTTTCTCGGCCCGAGGTGGCGGCGGAGCTGGCTAAGGCCATGCGGGTTCCCGAAGCCGTCAGCTAG
- the secF gene encoding protein translocase subunit SecF: protein MKLNIIKQRGLWWGISIGLVLVSLVAMAISWQQLGAPLKPGLDFAGGTRLQLTRACVTTDSCTEPLELADVRQVLGDQGLDSSSLQLLGEDQQVLSIRTRTLTVDERAPLQSALDEAIGPFDPGSTQIDTVGPVVGKQLLVAGLLALLVSFAGIVAYMSLRFKLDYALLAILALAHDVIITAGVFAILGLVLGVEVDSLFIVSLLTIVGFSVNDTVVIYDRVRENMKLSPGSHINDIVDSAVNQTLARSINTSLTTTLPLVAIVIFGGPTLKYFALALIVGFVAGAYSSIFVASSLLALWRERTGQAYSDDPDLAEAQPETQS from the coding sequence ATGAAGCTCAACATTATTAAGCAGCGCGGTCTGTGGTGGGGAATTTCGATAGGGCTGGTGCTGGTCAGCCTCGTGGCCATGGCGATCTCGTGGCAGCAACTGGGGGCGCCCCTCAAGCCGGGCCTTGATTTTGCTGGCGGCACCCGGCTACAGCTGACCCGGGCCTGCGTGACTACCGATAGCTGTACCGAACCGCTAGAGCTAGCAGACGTTAGACAGGTATTGGGAGATCAGGGGCTCGACTCCAGCAGCCTTCAGCTTTTAGGGGAAGACCAGCAGGTGCTCTCGATTCGCACCCGCACCCTGACTGTAGATGAGCGTGCGCCTCTGCAAAGCGCACTCGACGAGGCCATCGGCCCCTTTGACCCTGGTTCTACCCAAATTGATACCGTCGGGCCGGTGGTGGGGAAACAGCTGTTGGTGGCAGGCCTGCTCGCTCTGCTGGTTTCCTTTGCCGGAATTGTCGCCTACATGAGCCTGCGCTTTAAGCTCGACTATGCGCTGCTGGCGATTTTGGCTCTAGCTCACGATGTGATTATTACCGCTGGCGTGTTTGCCATCTTGGGGCTGGTGCTCGGCGTTGAGGTCGACAGTCTGTTCATCGTGTCGCTGCTCACCATTGTGGGCTTTTCGGTCAACGACACGGTGGTGATTTACGATCGCGTCCGTGAGAACATGAAGCTCAGCCCCGGCAGCCACATCAACGACATTGTCGACAGCGCCGTCAACCAAACCCTAGCCCGCTCGATCAATACCTCACTGACAACAACGCTGCCGCTGGTGGCGATCGTCATCTTTGGTGGCCCCACCCTAAAATATTTTGCTCTGGCCTTGATTGTGGGTTTTGTCGCCGGGGCCTACTCCAGCATCTTTGTGGCCAGTTCGCTGCTAGCCCTGTGGCGAGAACGCACGGGCCAAGCCTACAGCGATGACCCTGACTTGGCAGAAGCTCAGCCCGAAACCCAAAGCTGA
- the secD gene encoding protein translocase subunit SecD encodes MAKYRAWLGVILVITIASVVVITQIPTRLGLDLRGGSQLTIQVQPTAAIPTITERELEAVQTVVEGRVNGLGVSEAVVQQLGNNQLLVQLPGVSDPQQAERVLGGTAQLEFRAQRPGTDQQLQIENQVLQGHLGELAALQATLPSNGEMNSDTQARIDKLQADITASEKAVAALFEPSTLGGDKLTDAIARPTSGTLWEVVIQFNSEGGNEFAEISKAIAGTGRTIGIFLDNRLLSAPTVNVQYAETGITGGSAVISGNFTAESARDLEIQLRGGALPLPVEVVENRTVGPTLGRDSIQRSLYAGIAGLGLVLVFMAIYYRLPGVLADIALIIYALLTWAAFNLLGVTLTLPGIAGFILSIGMAVDANVLIFERTREELQAGKTLYRSVESGFYRAFSSILDGNVTTLISCLALFYFGAGLVKGFALTLAIGVIISMFTALTCTRTLMFLAISLPQFRRPSLFCPGLTTARPDTVRP; translated from the coding sequence ATGGCAAAATATCGAGCTTGGCTAGGGGTTATTTTGGTTATCACCATCGCCTCCGTGGTGGTGATAACCCAGATACCCACCCGTCTGGGGTTAGACCTGCGGGGGGGTTCTCAGCTCACCATCCAGGTACAGCCCACCGCCGCCATTCCCACTATCACTGAGCGGGAGCTGGAGGCGGTGCAAACCGTGGTCGAAGGCCGAGTTAACGGCCTGGGCGTTTCGGAAGCGGTGGTGCAGCAGCTGGGCAACAACCAGCTGCTGGTGCAGCTGCCCGGCGTCAGCGATCCTCAGCAGGCAGAGCGGGTGTTGGGGGGCACAGCACAGCTAGAGTTTCGCGCCCAGCGGCCCGGCACCGACCAGCAGCTCCAGATCGAGAATCAGGTGCTGCAAGGTCACCTGGGCGAGCTAGCGGCACTCCAGGCCACCCTGCCGTCGAACGGGGAAATGAACAGCGATACCCAGGCTCGTATCGACAAGCTCCAGGCCGATATCACCGCCAGCGAAAAGGCCGTGGCGGCTCTGTTTGAGCCCAGCACCCTGGGTGGAGACAAGCTGACCGATGCGATCGCCCGGCCCACCAGCGGCACCCTCTGGGAGGTGGTGATTCAGTTCAACAGTGAGGGCGGCAACGAATTTGCTGAGATTAGTAAGGCGATCGCCGGTACCGGCCGCACCATCGGCATCTTTCTCGACAACCGCCTGCTCAGTGCGCCAACAGTGAATGTGCAGTACGCTGAGACCGGCATCACCGGGGGCAGCGCCGTTATCTCTGGCAACTTTACTGCCGAGTCGGCCCGCGACCTAGAGATTCAGCTACGCGGTGGTGCCCTGCCCCTACCTGTAGAGGTGGTTGAGAATCGCACCGTAGGGCCTACCCTGGGCCGCGATAGTATTCAGCGCAGCCTCTACGCCGGCATCGCTGGCTTGGGATTGGTGCTGGTGTTCATGGCGATTTACTACCGCCTGCCCGGTGTCCTAGCCGATATCGCCCTGATCATCTACGCCCTGCTCACCTGGGCGGCCTTTAACCTGCTGGGGGTGACCCTTACCCTGCCGGGTATTGCCGGGTTTATTCTCAGCATCGGCATGGCAGTAGATGCCAACGTGCTGATTTTTGAGCGCACCCGTGAAGAGCTACAGGCGGGTAAAACCCTCTACCGCTCGGTTGAATCGGGCTTCTACCGAGCCTTTTCAAGCATCTTAGATGGCAACGTCACAACCCTGATCTCCTGTTTGGCGTTGTTTTACTTTGGCGCCGGGCTAGTTAAGGGGTTTGCCCTAACCCTGGCCATTGGTGTCATTATCAGCATGTTTACTGCTTTGACCTGCACCCGTACCCTGATGTTCTTAGCTATTAGCCTGCCGCAGTTTCGGCGCCCCAGCCTGTTTTGCCCCGGCTTAACCACTGCTCGCCCCGACACCGTTCGCCCCTAG
- a CDS encoding alpha-ketoacid dehydrogenase subunit beta, with the protein MAETLLFNALREAIDEEMGRDDTVFVLGEDVGVYGGSYKVTKDLYNKYGELRVLDTPIAENSFTGMAVGAAMTGLRPIIEGMNMGFLLLAFNQIANNAGMLRYTSGGNYKIPMVIRGPGGVGRQLGAEHSQRLEAYFQAVPGLKIVACSTPYNAKGLLKAAIRDDNPVLFFEHVLLYNLKEELPNHEYVVPLDKAEIVRPGKDVTILTYSRMRHHVTQAVKGLEKKGIDPEVIDLISLKPLDFDTIGASIKKTHRVIIVEECMKTGGIGAEIIASINDRYFDELDAPVVRLSSQDIPTPYNGKLETLTIVQPKQIEAAVENMVALKV; encoded by the coding sequence ATGGCAGAAACCCTCCTATTTAACGCCCTGCGCGAGGCCATCGACGAAGAGATGGGCCGCGACGATACCGTCTTTGTTCTGGGCGAAGATGTCGGCGTCTACGGCGGTTCCTATAAGGTCACCAAAGACCTTTACAACAAGTATGGCGAGCTGCGCGTACTCGACACCCCGATCGCCGAAAACAGCTTCACTGGCATGGCCGTCGGTGCTGCCATGACCGGCCTGCGCCCGATTATCGAGGGCATGAACATGGGCTTCTTGCTGCTGGCCTTCAACCAGATCGCCAACAACGCCGGCATGCTGCGCTACACCTCAGGCGGTAACTATAAAATTCCTATGGTGATTCGTGGGCCTGGCGGCGTGGGGCGGCAGCTGGGGGCCGAGCACTCCCAGAGGCTCGAAGCTTACTTTCAGGCGGTGCCGGGGCTGAAAATTGTCGCCTGCTCCACTCCCTACAACGCCAAGGGGCTGCTTAAGGCCGCCATTCGCGACGACAACCCGGTGCTGTTTTTTGAGCACGTGCTGCTCTACAACCTCAAAGAAGAGCTGCCCAACCACGAATACGTGGTGCCCCTAGACAAGGCCGAAATTGTGCGCCCTGGCAAGGATGTCACTATCCTCACCTACTCCCGCATGCGCCACCACGTTACCCAGGCGGTCAAGGGCCTAGAGAAGAAAGGCATTGACCCCGAGGTGATTGACCTGATTTCCCTCAAGCCGTTAGATTTCGACACCATTGGGGCCTCAATCAAGAAGACCCACCGGGTCATTATTGTGGAAGAGTGCATGAAAACCGGTGGTATTGGTGCTGAAATCATTGCCTCTATTAATGATCGCTACTTTGACGAACTCGATGCCCCGGTGGTGCGCCTGTCGTCCCAAGACATCCCCACCCCTTACAACGGTAAGCTAGAGACACTGACCATCGTGCAGCCCAAACAAATCGAGGCTGCCGTCGAAAATATGGTCGCCCTTAAGGTCTAG
- the pdhA gene encoding pyruvate dehydrogenase (acetyl-transferring) E1 component subunit alpha, whose product MVQERTLPQFHAPAAQIAPEEGLRLYEDMILGRFFEDKCAEMYYRGKMFGFVHLYNGQEAVSSGVIKSLRSDDYVCSTYRDHVHALSAGVPAKNVMAELFGKETGCSKGRGGSMHLFSSEHNMLGGFAFIGEGIPVALGAAFQSRYRRDALGDSNADQVTACFFGDGTSNNGQFFECLNMAALWKLPILFVVENNKWAIGMAHERATSQPEIYKKAAVFGMPGVEVDGMDVMAVREVAQQAVARARAGEGPTLIEALTYRFRGHSLADPDELRSKAEKEAWLARDPIKRFEGYLLEQNLADEGTLKEVRDRIQTRIDDALTFAEESPEPSPDDLYKYIFADE is encoded by the coding sequence ATGGTTCAAGAACGGACGTTACCCCAATTCCACGCTCCAGCAGCTCAGATCGCCCCCGAAGAGGGGCTGAGACTTTACGAAGACATGATCCTGGGGCGCTTTTTTGAGGACAAGTGCGCCGAGATGTATTACCGGGGCAAGATGTTCGGCTTCGTGCACCTCTACAACGGCCAGGAAGCGGTCTCTAGCGGGGTGATCAAATCGCTGCGGTCTGACGACTACGTGTGCAGCACCTATCGCGATCACGTCCACGCCCTCAGCGCTGGGGTGCCCGCCAAGAATGTCATGGCCGAGCTGTTTGGCAAAGAAACGGGTTGTAGCAAGGGGCGAGGCGGCTCGATGCACCTGTTCTCGAGCGAGCACAACATGCTGGGGGGCTTTGCCTTTATTGGCGAAGGCATTCCCGTAGCTTTGGGGGCAGCGTTTCAGTCGCGCTACCGCCGCGACGCTCTAGGTGACTCCAACGCCGACCAAGTCACCGCCTGCTTCTTTGGCGATGGCACCAGCAACAACGGCCAGTTCTTTGAGTGCCTGAACATGGCCGCTCTCTGGAAGCTGCCGATTTTATTTGTGGTGGAAAACAACAAGTGGGCAATCGGCATGGCCCACGAGCGCGCCACTTCCCAGCCCGAGATCTATAAAAAAGCCGCAGTATTCGGCATGCCCGGCGTTGAAGTTGATGGCATGGATGTGATGGCCGTGCGCGAGGTTGCTCAGCAGGCGGTTGCCCGCGCCCGCGCGGGCGAAGGTCCCACCCTGATCGAGGCTCTCACCTACCGCTTTAGGGGCCACTCGCTGGCTGACCCCGACGAGCTGCGATCGAAGGCCGAAAAAGAAGCCTGGCTGGCCCGCGATCCCATCAAGCGGTTTGAGGGCTACCTGCTAGAGCAGAATCTGGCCGACGAGGGGACGCTGAAGGAAGTGCGCGATCGCATCCAGACCCGCATCGACGACGCCCTCACCTTCGCCGAAGAGAGCCCCGAGCCCAGCCCCGATGACCTCTATAAATATATCTTCGCCGACGAGTGA